A region of the Conyzicola lurida genome:
CGGTTCGCTCGGCGAGGTCGCCGGCGAGAAGATCATCAAGGTCATGGACCACGCCATCAAGACGGGCGTTCCGATCATCGGCATGCTCGACTCCGGCGGCGCCCGCATCCAGGAGGGCGTCGTCGCCCTCGGCAAGTACGGCGAGATCTTCCGTCGCAACACGCAGGCCTCCGGCGTCATCCCGCAGATCTCGATCATCATGGGACCGGCGGCCGGCGGCGCCGTCTACTCCCCCGCCCTCACCGACTTCGTCATCATGGTCGACAAGACCAGCCAGATGTTCGTCACCGGCCCCGACGTGATCAAGACAGTGACCGGCGAGGATGTCGGCATGGAAGAGCTCGGCGGCGCCCTGACGCACAACAAGGTCTCCGGAGTGGCGCACTACCTCGCGAGCGACGAGAGCGACGCCCTCGACTACGCGCGGTCGCTGATCAGCTTCCTCCCCGACAACAACCTCGCCGAGCTGCCCGTCTACGAGAACTCGGTCGAGCTCGAGATCACCGACGAGGACCGTCGCCTCAACACGCTCATCCCCGACAGCCCGAACCAGCCGTACGACGTGAAGACCGTCATCGAGCACATCGTCGACAACGGCGACTTCCTCGAGACGCAGCCGCTGTTCGCGCCGAACATCGTCGTCGGCTTCGGCCGCGTCGAGGGCCGCTCGGTCGGCATCGTCGCCAACCAGCCGAGCGCCATGGCCGGCACCCTGAACATCGAGGCCGGCGAGAAGGCCGCGCGCTTCGTCCGCTTCTGCGACGCGTTCTCGATCCCGATCATCACCCTCGTCGACGTGCCCGGCTACCTGCCCGGCACCGACCAGGAGTGGACCGGCGTCATCCGCCGCGGCGCGAAACTGCTGTACGCCTACGCCGAGGCCACCGTGCCGCTCGTCACCGTCATCACCCGCAAGGCTTACGGCGGCGCGTACATCGTGATGGGCTCGAAGCAGCTCGGCGCCGATCTCAACTACGCCTGGCCCACGGCCGAGATCGCGGTCATGGGCGGCCAGGGCGCCGTCAACATCCTCTACCGCAACGAGATCAAGGCGGCCGAGGCCGCGGGCGAGGACGTCGCCGCAGTGCGCACCAAGCTCGCCAACGAGTACACCTACAACGTGGCGAGCCCGTTCCTCGCGGCCGAGCGCGGCGAGCTCGACGGAATCATCGAACCGGCCGCCACCCGCGTGGTCGTGATCAAGGCGCTGCGCGCCCTCAAGACCAAGCGCGCGACCCTGCCGCCCAAGAAGCACGGGAACATCCCGCTGTGAGCGAGCCGTCCTCCTTCTCGATCGTGGCGGGAGACCCCACCCCTGCCGAGGTCGCGGCGGTCACCGCCGTGGTCACCGCGGCCCTCGAGGAATTCGCCGAGGCCCAGGAGCGCGACACCGCTCCCGTCACCTCGGCCTGGCAGCGGTCGCAGCGCCCCGTGCGCACCCCGATCGAGCGCGGCCGGGGTACATGGCGCGGCTTCTCGGGCTAGTTCCCGTCCGCCACTACTGAGAAACTACCGAGGTCCGGACCCCGCCCGATCGGTCACGTCGAAGCGTCTCGGCGGATTCCGCAAGATCGTGAGCGCTTATCAGCCGAAAACGCCCGCGATGACCGCTGAATAGCCCCGAAAATACCTAGTTGTACCCCGCTTTTCGTTGCGGATTACCGAGGGGTTCAGTAAATTACTGGCGGGGTGACAACAGGCGGAAAAAAATGTACCCCCGCTGTCCCCCTAAATGACGACTGTGCAACATATTGCGAACCGGCATTATTACTAGTGCTAGGTGTCTCTCATCGAGTTACACCACCATTTATTAGCCGACTAGGGTAAGCGGGCTAATTCATGGAGGCGAGTCAGGGCACTATTCGGGTTAGTGTCCTGACTCGGAGTTTGACGCAGGGTCGGAGATTTATCTCCGGCCCTGTTGTCGTTAACGCGCGAACACGCGATCGCGCGTGCGCTGGCGCTGAGGCGCGTGTGGCCCCGGCGCGTGTCTCGCCCTAAGGCTTGGCTCTAGGGCTTCGGGATCTCGAGCCAGAGGTCGACTTCGTCGTCCTCGTCGTCCTCGTCGTCCGACTCCTGCGGTCCGAGCGGGCCGTCCTCGCCGTCGCCGGTGCTGCGCAGCCCCACGACGGTCACCGCGGTCTCCGAACTCGACGCCGCGGTGCGCACGATGATCTTGTCGGCCTCGCTGCCGCGCAGGGCCCGGGCAAGCTCGTTCAACACCCGCTCGCGGGCGAGGCCCGTGACGGAGTCCATGCCTCCCTCGTCGAGCAGGGTGACGATCGCGCCACGCCGTCGGGCCATCATCACCTGCTCGCGTACCGCGTCGTTGAGCAGGTTGCGTCCACGGATCTCGTCGCGGATGGCGCCCTCGAGGTACAGGCACTCCTGGCGCTCCTCCTCGGTGAGCTCGCCGCCGCTGCGCTCGATGCGCCGCAGCATCGGCAGGGCCATCGAACTGGTCTGCCCGAGACGGAACTGGCGTTCGAAAACGTGCGCCTCCTGCGCGGCCTGCCAGTCGGCGGCCTCACGCTCGGCGTAGGCGAAACGTCTGGCGTCCTTTGTGGCCTTGGCGATGGACCGGCTGAGCACGTGCGAGATGACCACCCAGGAGACGCTGCCGACGACGCCGAGGGTGATGAGGGACGCGGGCCCCGACCAGACCACCGTCTGGATGACGAGGAAGCCGACGCCGACCCAGGCGAAGAAGTGCCGACGCCGGGTCGAGGTGATCGCCATGAGCGTGCCCACCGCGGCGACGTACCAGGTGGCGTAGCCGTTGCCGCCCGCGCGTTCGGGGTCGAGCTCGCGGGTGACGAGAAGCGGGATCACGACGACGACGCCGACGTTGAACGCGGCCATCCAGGCCGGCATCCTCGCGGGCCCTTTGCGCACGAGGCTCAGGGCCGTGGCGAGCAGGTAGATTCCCATCGCGGCCAGTACCGGCGCGTCATCCCG
Encoded here:
- a CDS encoding carboxyl transferase domain-containing protein, which codes for MTHDDSKPDLYTTAGKLADLKVRYHEAVTASGEAAIEKQHSRGKKTARERIEELLDHGSFVELDEFVRHRTHAFGMEKKRPYGDAVVTGLGTIHGRQVAVYSQDFTIFGGSLGEVAGEKIIKVMDHAIKTGVPIIGMLDSGGARIQEGVVALGKYGEIFRRNTQASGVIPQISIIMGPAAGGAVYSPALTDFVIMVDKTSQMFVTGPDVIKTVTGEDVGMEELGGALTHNKVSGVAHYLASDESDALDYARSLISFLPDNNLAELPVYENSVELEITDEDRRLNTLIPDSPNQPYDVKTVIEHIVDNGDFLETQPLFAPNIVVGFGRVEGRSVGIVANQPSAMAGTLNIEAGEKAARFVRFCDAFSIPIITLVDVPGYLPGTDQEWTGVIRRGAKLLYAYAEATVPLVTVITRKAYGGAYIVMGSKQLGADLNYAWPTAEIAVMGGQGAVNILYRNEIKAAEAAGEDVAAVRTKLANEYTYNVASPFLAAERGELDGIIEPAATRVVVIKALRALKTKRATLPPKKHGNIPL
- a CDS encoding acyl-CoA carboxylase epsilon subunit encodes the protein MSEPSSFSIVAGDPTPAEVAAVTAVVTAALEEFAEAQERDTAPVTSAWQRSQRPVRTPIERGRGTWRGFSG